From the Psychrobacillus sp. FSL K6-4046 genome, one window contains:
- the ruvA gene encoding Holliday junction branch migration protein RuvA has translation MYDYIKGQVTRVTPEYVVLEQQGIGYQLFTPNPFAFQRSEEETQVFTYLHVREDAQQLMGFPNLAQRELFRKLILVSGIGPKGALAILASGEPTHVIQAIEREDESFLVKFPGVGKKTARQMILDLKGKLNDLIDIEQLEFEDDEPSLFTEHDTVHEMEEAMLALTALGYSEKELSKIRPKLKANNELTTTDEFMKKSLQLLFSGK, from the coding sequence ATGTATGATTACATAAAAGGGCAGGTCACTCGAGTGACACCTGAATACGTTGTGTTAGAACAACAGGGAATTGGCTATCAATTGTTTACGCCTAATCCGTTCGCCTTTCAAAGAAGTGAGGAAGAAACGCAAGTCTTTACTTATCTACATGTAAGAGAGGATGCCCAACAATTAATGGGCTTTCCTAACCTGGCACAAAGAGAGCTATTTCGAAAATTGATCCTTGTATCTGGAATTGGACCTAAAGGTGCACTAGCCATACTAGCAAGTGGTGAGCCGACACATGTGATACAAGCGATTGAAAGAGAAGATGAATCGTTCTTGGTCAAGTTTCCCGGAGTAGGTAAAAAAACTGCAAGACAAATGATTCTAGATTTAAAAGGTAAATTAAATGACCTAATAGATATCGAACAGCTAGAATTTGAGGACGATGAGCCAAGCCTATTCACTGAGCATGATACTGTTCATGAAATGGAAGAGGCTATGCTCGCACTAACAGCTCTAGGATATTCAGAAAAAGAATTATCCAAAATCCGTCCTAAGCTTAAGGCAAATAATGAATTGACTACAACTGACGAATTCATGAAAAAATCATTGCAGCTACTATTCTCTGGTAAGTAA
- a CDS encoding phosphotransferase — MDTYIKQIKKNVWKWKKEDGIFSVKKYASQEQAAKIGYIHDELSALKKPFVLPIIPTTQKGYIIQPWFENSRAVSYKDKKDRLATYTLLKRMHGTRRKIEWEKSPFLYPFNLISKWQARYFKVSEIVPFIESYIGYNQTKLLLHYGEIALSEIRPFSLKNLTLLHGDVVHHNFLVRDDTYKMIDFDLAVLGPKEMEFILWIHRVLPEMDYNIELFLNEFPELEKIMSKYKEAIMYPNELYREWLYAFALPEERKQKFINQLIPYTNKALTNWPILCYNLSQL, encoded by the coding sequence GTGGATACTTATATAAAGCAAATCAAAAAGAATGTGTGGAAGTGGAAAAAGGAAGACGGTATTTTTTCAGTTAAGAAATATGCTTCCCAGGAACAGGCTGCAAAGATAGGCTATATTCATGATGAACTGTCTGCACTAAAAAAACCATTTGTCCTACCAATTATCCCGACTACCCAAAAAGGGTATATCATTCAGCCGTGGTTCGAAAATAGTCGTGCAGTAAGCTACAAAGATAAAAAAGATCGATTAGCGACGTACACGTTACTGAAAAGAATGCATGGAACGAGAAGGAAAATAGAATGGGAAAAGAGCCCGTTTCTTTATCCGTTTAACCTTATCTCTAAATGGCAAGCTAGGTACTTCAAGGTATCAGAGATTGTGCCATTTATAGAATCGTATATTGGGTATAACCAGACTAAATTGCTTTTACATTATGGGGAGATTGCTCTTAGTGAAATTCGACCATTTAGTTTGAAGAATTTAACCCTTTTACACGGTGATGTCGTTCATCATAATTTTCTAGTAAGAGATGATACGTATAAGATGATTGATTTTGATTTAGCGGTGCTAGGTCCAAAGGAAATGGAGTTTATCCTATGGATTCATCGAGTACTACCTGAAATGGACTACAATATTGAGTTATTTTTAAATGAGTTTCCAGAACTAGAAAAAATAATGTCCAAATACAAAGAAGCAATCATGTATCCGAATGAATTGTATAGAGAATGGTTATATGCATTTGCCTTACCAGAAGAACGTAAACAGAAGTTTATAAATCAGCTTATTCCGTATACGAACAAAGCTTTAACAAATTGGCCTATTTTATGCTATAATTTAAGTCAGCTATAA